In Neisseriaceae bacterium CLB008, one genomic interval encodes:
- a CDS encoding helix-turn-helix domain-containing protein — translation MPHWDISYVSQHTGVPASTLRYYEQLGLIQSIGRSGLKRVFGAQIFDQLALIALGRQVGFSLAEIGTFFNGAERPALDRDLLAAKADELDASIANLTLMRDQLRHMVTCPAPDHLACPSFQKLLAQAHVAPPLPTRSKPD, via the coding sequence ATGCCGCATTGGGATATTTCTTACGTGAGCCAGCACACTGGCGTGCCTGCTTCGACGCTGCGCTATTATGAACAGCTGGGCCTGATCCAGTCTATCGGCCGCAGCGGCTTGAAACGCGTGTTTGGCGCGCAGATTTTTGATCAATTGGCGCTGATTGCCTTGGGGCGGCAGGTGGGGTTTTCTTTGGCCGAAATCGGCACGTTTTTTAACGGCGCCGAGCGTCCCGCCCTAGACCGCGACTTATTGGCGGCCAAAGCCGATGAGTTAGACGCGTCGATCGCCAACCTCACGCTGATGCGTGACCAGCTGCGCCACATGGTGACGTGTCCCGCGCCCGATCATTTGGCCTGTCCCTCGTTTCAAAAGCTGCTGGCCCAGGCCCATGTCGCGCCGCCACTGCCCACTCGATCTAAGCCCGATTAA